The proteins below come from a single Alphaproteobacteria bacterium genomic window:
- the lepB gene encoding signal peptidase I — MKHKTNSSSNIKQKINENFKAITFALIAALTIRTFAFEPFKIPSSSMEPTLLIGDYLFVSKFSYGYSNIASFFGFNIIDKNTRIFTSKSHMPRRGDVTVFKLPSNPKINYIKRIMAIPGDKIQIKNQVVYINDKPLKKEMQGVFFNEKGEKFNKYKETTLSGKTYNTLEYIENELYDNTEEFYVPEGHYFVMGDNRDRSADSRTPQISYPFVPFENLVGRAEVLFFSINNNDKSNKTSIFGVKLNRLFNLINKERI; from the coding sequence ATGAAACACAAAACTAATAGCTCCAGCAATATAAAGCAAAAAATTAATGAAAACTTTAAAGCGATAACTTTTGCTTTAATTGCAGCATTAACCATAAGAACATTTGCTTTTGAGCCCTTTAAAATACCTTCTTCATCAATGGAGCCAACACTATTAATTGGAGATTATTTATTTGTTTCCAAATTTTCATATGGCTACAGTAATATAGCTTCTTTCTTTGGATTTAATATAATAGACAAAAACACTAGAATATTTACATCTAAATCTCACATGCCTAGAAGAGGTGATGTAACCGTTTTTAAACTACCATCAAACCCTAAGATTAATTATATAAAAAGAATCATGGCTATACCTGGCGATAAAATCCAAATAAAAAATCAAGTTGTTTATATTAATGACAAACCTTTAAAAAAAGAAATGCAGGGAGTGTTTTTTAATGAAAAAGGAGAGAAATTCAATAAATATAAAGAAACAACTTTATCTGGCAAAACATATAATACTCTTGAATACATAGAAAATGAATTATATGATAACACTGAAGAATTTTATGTTCCTGAAGGTCATTATTTTGTAATGGGTGATAATAGAGATAGATCCGCTGATAGTAGAACACCTCAAATATCATATCCTTTTGTACCTTTTGAAAACCTGGTAGGTAGAGCAGAGGTATTATTCTTCTCTATAAATAATAATGATAAAAGCAATAAAACATCTATATTTGGAGTTAAATTAAATAGGCTATTTAACTTAATAAACAAAGAAAGAATCTAA
- the rnc gene encoding ribonuclease III, which yields MENLEAKLKYNFINKELLINALIHSSSKKKKNSKDNERLEFLGDRVLGLIIAERLLEKFPNEKEGDIAKRHTSLVCKGALAKIANNLNLGDFITMSEGELREGGDKNDSILADAMEAILGAIYLDSNIDSAKDVIDRFWDFDANIKPPVDAKTALQEWAQSKKLGLPIYKMVGRSGSEHSPVFEIEVSVKNFKTSKGQGKNKKEAQKNAAQNLLNLIENIK from the coding sequence ATGGAAAACTTAGAAGCTAAATTAAAATACAACTTTATAAACAAAGAGCTATTAATTAATGCATTGATACATTCAAGCTCAAAGAAGAAGAAAAATTCTAAAGATAATGAGAGATTAGAGTTTTTAGGAGATAGAGTTCTTGGACTTATTATAGCAGAAAGACTATTAGAGAAATTCCCTAATGAAAAAGAAGGAGATATTGCAAAAAGACACACATCTTTAGTTTGCAAGGGAGCTTTAGCAAAAATTGCTAACAACTTGAATTTAGGGGATTTTATAACTATGTCAGAAGGAGAGCTCCGTGAAGGTGGCGATAAAAATGACTCAATATTAGCTGATGCCATGGAAGCTATTTTAGGGGCTATTTATCTAGATTCCAACATAGATTCTGCAAAAGATGTTATTGATAGATTTTGGGACTTTGATGCAAACATAAAACCTCCTGTAGATGCTAAAACAGCATTACAAGAATGGGCTCAAAGCAAAAAGCTAGGATTACCAATATATAAAATGGTTGGGAGAAGTGGATCCGAACATAGTCCTGTCTTTGAAATAGAAGTATCCGTAAAGAATTTCAAAACAAGCAAAGGGCAGGGCAAGAACAAAAAAGAAGCTCAAAAAAATGCTGCTCAAAACTTATTAAATTTAATAGAAAATATAAAATAA
- the ileS gene encoding isoleucine--tRNA ligase, translated as MEKDYKNSVILPKTDFPMRAGLAKKEPEILEKWAKINLQKRMQEDFKDRPKFYLHDGPAYANGHIHMGHALNKTLKDAVNKYQQVIGKDASDYVVGFDCHGLPIEWKVMENYKTKGIEPEDVDTLEFRKVCREFATKYVGLQTDDSVRLGVFADWEKYYTTMDGVADSNIVKNIHKFLLSGSLYKGVKPVMWAIPERSALAEAEVEYLEHKSTTIWVRFTVKQTNCEAIDGADIVIWTTTPWTMPGNRAVACHPDFEYGVYEVKAVDDSQATAIAGDKLVLLKELAEATKISAGITEMEEIATVKGSDIVGSICSHPFAAEGEYYQFDVPVLEADFVTADTGTGFVHIAPGHGPDDYFLGLANKIEIPDTVGEDGKFLPHIPVFAGEPVYTAEGKEGTANGISIRTLFANRKLLAKGSVRHEYPHSWRSKSPVIFRTTPQWFISMEENGLRDKAMKEIDNVKWYPEQSINRIKSFVGNRPDWCISRQRKWGVPLSLFVNKETGEVLRDQEVCDRIAKAYAEGTSDVWFSTDKQEFLGDKYKLGDYDVINDLVDVWFDSGSTWSFVMESRNPQSFPCDLYLEGSDQHRGWFNSSMIVSVGNRGVSPFKACLTNGFTVDEKGLKMSKSGGNSVSPLKVMDEQGADILRTWAVNCDYCENTKIGRDILKQQSDVYRKIRNTLRFLLGNLNGYTSAEEVAFNDMPELEKWVLNRMTTLDAELREDTKTYNMKGAFEKTYNFCINELSSFYLDIRKDSLYCDSESDIKRRACRTVLNKLFDFLCIWLSPVISFTAEEAWGQRYGNDNDSVFLHAAAESPAEWRNEELEAKWNKIREVRKAITPQIELLRAEKTIGSSLQAKPIVKVYSEELFKTLSSVDMAEICITSTCELVEAELDGVEEKNFDIAIETASGDKCERCWKVLEEVGSQGEPICNRCKDALK; from the coding sequence ATGGAAAAAGATTATAAAAATTCGGTAATCCTACCAAAAACAGACTTCCCAATGAGAGCAGGGCTTGCAAAAAAAGAACCTGAAATACTAGAAAAATGGGCAAAAATAAATCTTCAAAAAAGAATGCAAGAAGATTTTAAAGATAGACCTAAGTTTTACTTACATGATGGACCTGCATATGCAAACGGGCATATCCATATGGGACATGCATTAAATAAAACTCTAAAAGATGCTGTAAATAAATACCAACAAGTAATTGGTAAAGATGCTTCTGATTATGTTGTAGGTTTTGATTGCCACGGACTTCCTATAGAATGGAAGGTTATGGAAAACTATAAAACAAAAGGTATTGAACCTGAAGATGTAGATACTCTTGAATTCAGAAAAGTTTGTAGAGAGTTCGCTACAAAATATGTTGGACTACAAACAGATGACTCTGTTAGACTTGGTGTTTTCGCTGACTGGGAGAAATATTATACAACAATGGATGGAGTTGCTGACTCTAATATCGTTAAAAATATTCATAAATTCTTATTAAGCGGATCTTTATATAAAGGTGTTAAGCCAGTTATGTGGGCAATTCCTGAAAGATCAGCTCTTGCAGAAGCAGAAGTTGAATACTTAGAACATAAATCAACTACTATATGGGTGAGATTTACTGTTAAACAAACAAATTGTGAAGCTATTGATGGAGCAGATATAGTTATTTGGACAACTACTCCATGGACAATGCCTGGAAATAGAGCAGTAGCATGCCATCCAGATTTTGAATATGGTGTTTATGAGGTAAAAGCTGTTGATGACAGTCAAGCAACAGCGATAGCAGGAGATAAACTAGTATTATTAAAAGAATTAGCAGAGGCTACAAAAATAAGTGCAGGAATCACAGAAATGGAAGAAATCGCAACTGTTAAAGGTAGCGATATTGTTGGAAGCATTTGCTCTCATCCTTTTGCTGCTGAAGGAGAATACTATCAATTTGATGTCCCTGTACTAGAAGCTGATTTTGTTACAGCAGATACAGGTACTGGTTTCGTACATATCGCACCGGGACATGGTCCAGACGATTACTTCTTAGGGCTAGCAAACAAAATTGAAATTCCTGATACAGTTGGTGAAGATGGTAAATTCCTACCTCACATCCCAGTATTTGCAGGAGAACCAGTTTATACAGCCGAGGGTAAAGAAGGAACTGCTAACGGAATATCTATCAGAACACTATTTGCAAACAGAAAATTACTTGCTAAAGGGTCTGTAAGACATGAATATCCTCACTCATGGAGATCTAAATCACCAGTAATATTTAGAACAACTCCACAATGGTTTATCTCTATGGAAGAAAATGGCTTAAGAGACAAAGCTATGAAAGAAATAGATAATGTTAAGTGGTATCCAGAACAAAGCATTAATAGAATTAAATCTTTTGTTGGTAATAGACCAGACTGGTGTATTTCTAGACAGAGAAAATGGGGAGTTCCTCTATCTTTATTTGTTAATAAAGAAACTGGTGAAGTCCTAAGAGATCAAGAAGTTTGTGATAGAATTGCTAAAGCTTATGCAGAAGGAACTTCTGATGTATGGTTCTCTACAGACAAACAAGAATTCTTAGGAGATAAATACAAACTTGGAGACTATGATGTAATAAATGACTTAGTTGATGTTTGGTTTGATAGTGGATCTACATGGAGTTTTGTAATGGAGTCAAGAAACCCACAATCTTTCCCTTGTGACTTATACCTAGAGGGCTCAGATCAACATAGAGGTTGGTTCAACTCATCAATGATTGTTTCTGTTGGAAACAGAGGAGTATCTCCATTTAAAGCTTGTTTAACAAATGGCTTTACAGTTGATGAAAAAGGCTTAAAAATGTCTAAATCTGGTGGAAACTCTGTATCTCCATTAAAAGTTATGGATGAGCAGGGAGCTGATATTCTAAGAACATGGGCTGTAAACTGTGATTACTGTGAAAATACAAAAATCGGTAGAGATATTCTTAAACAACAATCAGATGTTTACAGAAAAATTAGAAACACTCTAAGATTCTTATTAGGTAACTTAAATGGATACACTTCTGCTGAAGAAGTAGCATTTAACGATATGCCTGAATTAGAGAAATGGGTGTTAAACAGAATGACAACTCTTGATGCAGAATTAAGAGAAGACACAAAAACATACAACATGAAAGGTGCCTTCGAAAAAACATATAATTTCTGTATAAATGAACTATCATCTTTCTACTTAGATATCAGAAAGGATTCTTTATACTGTGATTCTGAGAGCGATATTAAGAGAAGAGCTTGTAGGACTGTATTAAATAAATTATTTGATTTCCTATGCATCTGGTTATCTCCTGTAATTTCTTTCACTGCTGAGGAAGCTTGGGGTCAAAGATATGGAAATGATAATGATTCTGTATTTTTACATGCTGCTGCAGAATCTCCAGCAGAATGGAGAAATGAAGAACTTGAAGCTAAATGGAATAAGATTAGAGAAGTTAGAAAAGCAATTACACCTCAAATCGAACTTCTTAGAGCAGAAAAAACAATAGGGTCTTCTTTACAAGCTAAACCTATTGTAAAAGTTTACAGTGAAGAATTATTCAAAACTCTATCATCTGTTGATATGGCAGAAATCTGCATCACATCAACTTGTGAGCTAGTTGAAGCAGAATTAGATGGAGTTGAAGAAAAAAACTTCGATATAGCTATAGAAACCGCATCTGGAGACAAATGTGAAAGATGCTGGAAAGTTCTAGAAGAGGTTGGTAGCCAAGGTGAACCAATCTGCAATAGATGTAAAGATGCTTTAAAATAA
- a CDS encoding LysM peptidoglycan-binding domain-containing protein, which translates to MLKTKKMAVLLASALLLQACAATTATKPADMSYDMYRVKSGESLQSIAAREYGSKSDWVHIYDLNKDTIKNPHMIYPNQMIKLPETVKKN; encoded by the coding sequence ATGCTTAAAACTAAAAAAATGGCTGTACTACTAGCTTCTGCTCTATTATTACAAGCTTGTGCTGCAACAACAGCTACAAAACCTGCAGACATGTCTTATGATATGTATAGAGTAAAATCTGGTGAAAGCTTGCAATCTATTGCTGCTAGAGAATATGGTAGTAAAAGTGATTGGGTTCATATTTATGATCTAAATAAAGATACAATTAAGAATCCTCATATGATTTACCCAAATCAAATGATTAAACTGCCAGAAACAGTAAAAAAAAATTAA
- a CDS encoding mechanosensitive ion channel, with product MKKLFFILYIVSALLISNNSKAETLKQTPHITVSVNASTPEQKEKLANFLKEYSNEESFSKKNTNRNNQSIISKENIKRIFESNLFKDFGKKLVKIILIITIISFIKKVIKATMRITITNIDKQKKITAKQKQKAHTILPLINNTLNIIFFILTLLIVLSELGIDIAPLLAGAGVIGLAIGFGAQTLVKDFITGFFILLENTISVGDIISIGGLSGKVESLSIKSVVLRDLHGTVHTIPFSEVTTISNKTKDFSFAVFEIGVAYRESIDQVLKEINKIAKQMFKDSEISKNLLGKEVEIFGVESLADSSVIIKGRFKTKAGRQWDVNREFNRRVKSKFDELGIEIPFPHTTIYFGEDKEGSSPALNVKVNK from the coding sequence GTGAAAAAATTATTTTTTATACTATATATAGTGTCAGCTTTATTAATATCAAATAACTCAAAAGCTGAAACACTAAAACAAACACCTCACATTACAGTGTCTGTAAATGCCTCAACACCAGAGCAAAAAGAAAAATTAGCTAATTTTCTAAAAGAATACTCTAATGAAGAAAGCTTTTCTAAAAAAAATACAAATAGAAACAATCAAAGCATAATATCAAAAGAGAATATAAAACGAATCTTTGAATCAAATCTATTTAAAGATTTTGGTAAAAAGTTAGTAAAAATAATATTGATAATAACAATAATTAGCTTCATCAAAAAAGTGATTAAAGCTACAATGAGAATAACAATAACAAATATAGATAAACAAAAGAAAATAACAGCTAAACAAAAACAAAAAGCTCATACAATACTGCCATTAATAAACAATACATTAAATATAATATTCTTTATATTAACTCTTTTAATAGTTTTATCAGAACTAGGGATAGATATAGCTCCATTGCTTGCTGGTGCTGGGGTAATCGGTTTAGCTATTGGTTTTGGAGCTCAAACTCTTGTAAAAGACTTTATAACAGGATTCTTTATACTACTAGAAAACACTATTTCTGTTGGAGATATAATATCAATAGGAGGTTTATCAGGTAAAGTTGAATCTCTATCTATAAAATCAGTCGTATTAAGAGACCTACATGGAACAGTTCACACAATACCGTTCAGTGAAGTAACTACAATATCAAATAAAACTAAAGACTTTTCATTTGCTGTTTTTGAAATAGGAGTTGCATACAGAGAAAGCATTGACCAAGTATTAAAAGAAATCAATAAGATAGCAAAACAAATGTTTAAGGATAGTGAAATATCTAAAAACTTATTAGGCAAAGAAGTAGAAATATTTGGGGTAGAATCTTTAGCAGATAGCTCTGTTATTATAAAAGGCAGATTTAAAACTAAAGCAGGTCGCCAATGGGATGTAAACAGAGAGTTTAATAGAAGAGTAAAATCTAAGTTCGATGAATTAGGAATAGAAATACCCTTCCCTCACACAACAATATACTTTGGAGAAGACAAAGAAGGTAGTTCTCCAGCTTTAAATGTAAAGGTAAATAAATAA
- a CDS encoding divergent polysaccharide deacetylase family protein, whose amino-acid sequence MIKINKQDVIKYLGFTAYLILILAVSCCSAYMRMKFKQELQKKQAPVILKKNEDNSLTPKKAKEEEIHNSIAIVIDDCGIEKDNTLYISNNFPKEISLSFLPYANDLQEQVDIAAANQHEIMLHLPMEAISYNEKGIQTLRETWDDDKLLKETINHLDSFEGYRSVNNHTGSKLTQNHDKMLVVLNELKRRNLPFLDSVTISSSIAYETAQEIGLPTAERNVFIDHKNDIEYIIKQLEKAEKIAKNNGLAIIIGHPRDNTVVALEAWLKTIAERNINLIPVSKVYN is encoded by the coding sequence ATGATAAAAATAAACAAACAAGATGTAATTAAATATCTAGGATTTACAGCTTATCTAATATTAATACTAGCTGTATCATGTTGCTCAGCCTATATGAGAATGAAATTCAAACAAGAGTTACAAAAAAAACAAGCCCCTGTAATTCTTAAAAAAAATGAAGACAACTCATTAACACCAAAAAAAGCAAAAGAGGAAGAAATACATAATTCTATAGCTATTGTAATAGACGACTGCGGCATAGAAAAAGATAACACTCTCTATATATCTAATAATTTCCCTAAAGAAATATCTCTATCTTTTTTACCTTATGCCAATGATTTACAAGAGCAAGTAGATATAGCAGCAGCTAATCAGCACGAAATAATGCTACATCTACCTATGGAAGCTATTTCTTATAATGAAAAAGGAATACAAACACTAAGAGAAACATGGGATGATGATAAACTTTTAAAAGAAACTATTAACCATCTAGATAGCTTTGAAGGATATAGATCTGTCAACAACCATACAGGGAGTAAATTAACTCAAAATCATGATAAGATGTTAGTTGTACTTAATGAACTAAAAAGAAGAAATCTACCTTTTCTAGATTCTGTTACTATCAGCTCTTCAATAGCATATGAGACAGCACAGGAAATAGGTTTACCAACAGCAGAAAGAAATGTATTTATAGACCACAAAAATGATATAGAGTACATAATAAAACAGCTAGAAAAAGCTGAAAAAATCGCTAAAAACAATGGGTTAGCTATAATCATAGGACATCCAAGAGATAATACAGTTGTTGCTTTAGAGGCATGGTTAAAAACTATAGCAGAAAGAAATATTAATTTGATACCTGTATCAAAAGTATATAACTAA
- a CDS encoding biotin--[acetyl-CoA-carboxylase] ligase, translating into MIIIQKKTISSTNNKALELTNSSKKPEFGTMIIAEEQTKGRGRYQRKWVSNKGNLFCSIILNYKNCFEQINQVSFASSIAILKTLEKFGVENISLKWPNDVLVNGKKISGVLIETNGKADGSMIVGIGVNLIHYPKEQIHYSATSLLNETNKKVAPIDFAITLRENLIKYSELSNINEEWFKYAANKNKPITVNLKDKTIKGIFTTIDEQGHLILINDKQEKIKISSGDVFLND; encoded by the coding sequence ATGATTATAATTCAGAAAAAAACAATATCTTCTACAAATAATAAAGCTCTAGAATTAACAAATTCAAGCAAAAAACCAGAATTTGGCACAATGATAATAGCAGAGGAGCAAACTAAAGGCAGAGGAAGATATCAAAGAAAATGGGTATCAAATAAAGGAAACCTATTCTGCTCTATTATACTAAATTATAAAAATTGTTTTGAACAAATAAATCAAGTATCTTTTGCTAGCTCTATTGCAATATTAAAAACACTAGAAAAATTTGGTGTTGAAAATATTTCGCTAAAATGGCCAAACGATGTTTTAGTAAATGGCAAAAAGATTTCTGGAGTACTTATTGAAACCAACGGTAAAGCAGATGGATCTATGATTGTAGGTATTGGAGTTAATTTAATTCATTATCCTAAAGAACAAATACATTATTCCGCAACTTCACTATTAAATGAAACAAATAAAAAAGTTGCTCCTATAGATTTTGCTATTACCCTTAGAGAAAACCTAATTAAATATTCCGAATTAAGCAATATAAATGAAGAATGGTTTAAATATGCAGCAAATAAAAACAAACCTATAACAGTTAATTTAAAAGATAAAACAATTAAAGGGATTTTTACAACAATAGATGAGCAAGGACATCTAATCTTAATCAATGATAAACAAGAAAAAATTAAGATATCTTCAGGAGATGTTTTCTTAAATGATTAA
- a CDS encoding ComEC/Rec2 family competence protein, which translates to MIKKAIDIIKRSLLDEVSNLFLLTPVFVALGIHIYFKYFFKSFFIQPIYICIVFAYLSAICRKKHYLNLINIAIFLFTLGFSLIQIEAISKHSLAISERKVEAYVEGRVKQVKQKTNSTSIIVNLNQESIQDIPNSPLIGIKNVSVKITSKSEIPQVNDEIYLKAILNPPTPPAMKGAYNFARASYFDEIGATGYAISRLYFINKNPQTSPLQKVKNKIKTDTKKYSSNNDNYTLINSFMLGEKKSITKKAKDLFRHSGISHLLSISGLHIYLIFGFIFYFFRYLFSISETITLNINIKKIAAFISIISTLLYIILIGFPLPAIRSFIMIFIVLLGILFDRRAISMRSIAIAATVILLIYPESLISVSFQMSFAAVTALVAFYEFIKNNNKLRSKGAKRYILGIITTSIIATLATSPISIYHFQNLTPYGVITNLLVIPLVSFILMPSIILSYILIPFKLSFITLSLSDKVMSIIMDIANYITNLEHSYIIVAKQSELSFTIFILGGLFACLFKEKIRIIGIIMLFTSLLLSFIHTDKPDIIISPFADIIAIRRSDNKLTFSSTRKHSFTSNIIAHINGQTEILPFSENNLIKCNNHKCYYTKNNISIDIESLKGKRYAQQIYIKNDVVETKAIK; encoded by the coding sequence ATGATTAAAAAAGCAATAGACATTATAAAAAGATCTCTTTTAGATGAGGTTAGCAATCTATTTTTACTTACACCTGTATTTGTAGCCTTGGGAATTCATATTTATTTTAAATATTTCTTTAAGAGTTTTTTTATACAACCTATATACATATGCATAGTATTTGCTTACCTATCTGCTATATGCAGAAAAAAACATTACTTAAACTTAATAAACATAGCTATCTTTTTATTTACTCTGGGGTTTTCTTTAATACAGATTGAAGCTATATCTAAGCATAGCCTTGCAATATCAGAAAGAAAAGTTGAGGCCTATGTTGAAGGCAGAGTCAAACAAGTTAAACAAAAAACCAACTCTACAAGCATTATAGTAAACTTAAATCAAGAATCTATACAAGACATCCCTAACTCTCCATTAATAGGAATTAAAAATGTATCAGTTAAAATAACTAGCAAGTCTGAGATTCCTCAAGTAAATGATGAGATATATTTAAAAGCCATACTAAATCCACCTACTCCGCCTGCCATGAAGGGAGCTTATAACTTCGCAAGAGCATCATATTTTGATGAGATAGGTGCAACAGGATATGCAATAAGTAGATTATACTTTATAAATAAAAATCCTCAAACATCGCCTCTTCAAAAAGTTAAAAATAAAATAAAAACAGATACAAAAAAGTATTCTAGCAACAATGACAATTACACTTTAATAAATAGCTTTATGCTAGGAGAAAAAAAATCAATTACAAAAAAAGCAAAAGATCTTTTTAGGCACTCAGGAATATCTCATCTTTTATCAATATCAGGATTACACATATATCTAATATTTGGTTTTATTTTCTATTTTTTCAGATATTTATTTAGTATAAGCGAAACAATTACTTTAAATATAAACATTAAAAAAATAGCAGCTTTTATATCCATAATAAGTACATTATTATATATAATATTAATTGGATTCCCTCTTCCAGCCATACGATCTTTTATAATGATATTCATAGTACTTTTAGGCATATTATTTGACAGAAGAGCTATATCAATGAGAAGCATAGCAATAGCAGCAACTGTTATATTATTAATATATCCAGAAAGTCTAATTTCTGTTAGTTTTCAAATGTCATTTGCAGCCGTAACCGCTCTTGTAGCTTTTTATGAATTCATTAAAAACAATAACAAACTAAGATCTAAAGGTGCGAAGAGGTATATTTTAGGAATTATTACCACATCAATTATAGCTACTTTAGCTACAAGTCCAATATCAATATATCACTTCCAAAACTTAACACCTTATGGAGTTATAACAAATCTACTGGTAATTCCCTTAGTATCTTTCATATTAATGCCATCTATAATATTATCATATATTTTAATTCCTTTTAAGTTATCATTTATAACCCTAAGCTTGTCTGATAAAGTCATGAGCATTATAATGGATATAGCTAACTATATAACAAATTTAGAGCACTCTTATATAATTGTAGCAAAGCAATCAGAGCTATCATTCACTATATTTATTTTAGGGGGATTATTTGCTTGTTTGTTTAAAGAGAAGATAAGAATAATCGGAATTATAATGCTATTTACATCACTCCTATTAAGCTTTATACACACTGATAAGCCAGATATTATTATATCTCCATTTGCAGATATAATAGCTATTAGAAGAAGTGATAATAAATTAACATTTTCAAGCACTCGCAAGCACTCATTTACATCTAATATAATAGCTCATATAAACGGGCAAACAGAAATACTTCCATTTTCTGAAAACAATTTAATAAAATGTAATAATCACAAATGCTATTATACAAAAAACAATATATCTATTGACATAGAATCCCTAAAAGGGAAAAGATATGCTCAACAAATATATATTAAAAATGATGTTGTAGAAACAAAAGCTATAAAGTAA
- a CDS encoding peptidylprolyl isomerase yields MSENAKAESIKMTLKDGDVVIKLLPEVAPEHVARIKELAESGFYDGIVFHRVIDGFMAQTGDPTGTGMGGSDKPDLKAEFNHVKFNRGTVGMARSQMPNSANSQFFICFKPAYFLNGQYTVWGEVTEGMEFVDNIKRGEPPVNPDKIIKMEVID; encoded by the coding sequence ATGTCAGAAAATGCAAAAGCAGAGTCAATTAAAATGACTCTAAAAGATGGAGATGTGGTAATTAAACTTTTACCAGAAGTTGCTCCAGAACATGTTGCTAGAATTAAAGAACTAGCAGAATCAGGGTTTTATGATGGTATCGTATTCCATAGAGTTATAGATGGGTTTATGGCTCAAACAGGTGATCCAACTGGAACAGGAATGGGTGGTAGTGATAAGCCAGACTTAAAAGCAGAATTTAATCATGTTAAGTTTAACAGAGGAACTGTTGGTATGGCTAGATCTCAAATGCCTAACTCTGCTAACAGCCAATTCTTTATTTGTTTTAAACCTGCATATTTCTTAAACGGTCAATATACTGTTTGGGGTGAAGTAACTGAAGGTATGGAATTTGTTGATAATATCAAAAGAGGTGAGCCTCCTGTGAACCCAGATAAAATTATTAAAATGGAAGTTATAGATTAA
- the fabD gene encoding ACP S-malonyltransferase, giving the protein MKNAFVFPGQGSQVIGMGKDLYDNFEEAKEVFDTVNEALGEKLSELIFNGEQEELTKTVNAQPALLAMSMATLKVLQLEKGVDIEDDAEFVAGHSLGEYCALCAAGVLSITDAAKLLRLRGEAMERAVPNGLGGMAAVIGMTPEQVAEVVTEASEGEEVCTIANDNSDGQIVISGHVNAIKRGEEIALDKGAKRYVILSVSGPFHSPMMEKAKEELTEAIMNTEFNAPVVPVISNVTASPVTEPEEIKKLLLEQITGRVRWRESVQFMAEQGVERQIEIGSGKVLSGLVRRINKSIKGVAVGSVSDIEKFEI; this is encoded by the coding sequence ATGAAAAATGCTTTCGTGTTCCCAGGACAAGGATCTCAAGTAATAGGTATGGGAAAAGACTTATATGATAATTTTGAAGAAGCAAAAGAAGTTTTTGACACAGTTAATGAAGCTCTTGGTGAGAAGTTATCAGAACTTATATTCAATGGGGAACAAGAAGAGTTAACAAAAACAGTTAATGCTCAACCAGCACTATTAGCTATGTCTATGGCTACTTTAAAAGTTTTACAACTTGAAAAGGGTGTTGATATAGAAGATGATGCAGAGTTTGTAGCGGGGCATTCATTAGGTGAATACTGTGCTTTATGTGCTGCGGGTGTTTTATCTATTACAGATGCTGCTAAATTACTTAGACTTCGTGGTGAAGCTATGGAAAGAGCGGTTCCAAATGGTTTAGGTGGTATGGCCGCTGTTATTGGGATGACTCCAGAGCAAGTAGCAGAAGTTGTTACTGAAGCTAGTGAAGGAGAAGAGGTTTGCACAATAGCTAATGATAATTCTGATGGGCAAATTGTTATATCAGGTCATGTAAATGCAATTAAAAGAGGTGAGGAAATCGCTCTAGATAAAGGTGCAAAAAGATATGTTATTCTTTCAGTTAGTGGACCTTTCCATAGTCCAATGATGGAAAAAGCTAAAGAAGAGCTTACAGAAGCTATTATGAATACGGAGTTTAATGCTCCAGTAGTTCCTGTTATTTCAAATGTTACAGCTTCTCCAGTTACAGAGCCTGAAGAAATTAAAAAACTTCTTTTAGAGCAAATTACAGGTAGAGTTAGATGGAGAGAATCTGTTCAGTTTATGGCAGAGCAAGGTGTTGAAAGACAAATTGAAATTGGTTCTGGTAAAGTTCTTTCTGGTCTTGTGAGAAGAATTAATAAATCTATCAAAGGTGTAGCAGTAGGATCTGTATCAGATATAGAAAAATTTGAAATTTAA